CACGAAATTTAGCAGCTGGCAGTCTCGGCGTTTATCGCTCGGGCGAAGGTGACCGACAGCACAGCTATGGGAcgtcgtataaaaaaaaaacacaaagaaaataaaaacaagtcGGGAACCTCTTTTGCAGTCTCGTGTAGTCATTTGATTCACTAAGCGGCTCGGCGAACCGCCGATGGTCTCAATATCTGCATGACGAAGCGCACGATCTTCTCGTAAGCGACGAACATGAGAGCCGCTGTCAGAACAGTCTGCCAGAGCTTGGCCTCGAGACCCCTGTAGAGACCGGGGAGTCCCTGCGTTCGAGCGATGTGCATCAGAATTCCGAGCAGGTTCTTGTTGGCTAGCTCCGGAGGGCATCCGTAGCGCAGCTTTGCTTGCACAAGTTGCAGCGGGTAAGTGGCCATCGTAGATATAACCTTGGACACCGCTCCGATGAGGAAAACCACGGCGCCGTTGAGGGGCACGCCGGCGCTGCCTGCGCGCCGCTTGAGCGCCTCGTAAACCATGAACTGCACCGAGGGGCTGGAGACGAGCACGAGCGAAGGTAAGGTGCTCGCCCACAGGGCCGACAAGCCCTCGGTGCGGGCGATCTGCACGAGACCGTGCCAGAGACCCTCGTAGCGCGGGTGCTTCCGGAGAGACTCTCGATCGCCGGCGGCTAGCTTGGCTCCCTGCATCTTTATACGCGTGTTCACGACCCACAGCGGCGTGGTCGTGAGGACGTTCACGACACCGGCGACGGCAGCCAGCAACAGGTCCGACAGGGCTCCGTGCCGTCGTGCGTCCCCCGCGGAGACGACCGCCCGGAGACCGTGGAACGAGTAGAAGTAGACGAAGTTCGAGCACCACAGCGACGTCAGCACGGGTCCCAAGCCCCGGTACACACCGTTGGGTCCTTCGTCGCGCAGGATCTCACGCAGGAGGGCCAGGGTGCTCTTGGATTCGCGGTGCTGCTCGACTTGAAGACGGGAGCGGACCGTGTCGAGAGGAAAGAACACAGTCATGGCCACCGCACTGCCTGCGGCCCCTCCGACGGCGTGTACGAGGGTGTCGTACGTGAACAGGTTGTCCCATCGAATGTGCTTCGCCATGGTGAAGCCGGGAGCCTGGCGGTGCGCCTCTCGGAGCCGCACTCGGCTGCCTCCCGCTGTCTTGAAGCAGCGGCGGCCTCAGCTGATCACGACTGACGGCCCTGCAGCTTCACGTAGCTGCAAGTCTCAAATCTTGAGCGGTCGCCAACTACTACCGCTACTACTGCTGACGACACACGACGCGGCCAACCCGACACCAACGAGCGATACACGATATTTTCCTGGTATGCGCTACTGGCAGCCGTTAGAGACGCCACGGGCGTTAACGTCGCATCCACAGGTGCATCGCTAGCGCAGACAGCGCCAGTGCAAAATGGCGGGACATTTGAAAGCTTAAAAATGCTTTTACAGCGGAAATTAGTTGCGCCACGCTGAATACAGGACACTCTTGCCAACACAACCCCGCTTTGTATTCGGCGAAGCCTCTTGAGTAGTTTATATTCATCAGGTGCAATTCAGCCTGTTATTACTACTTGCTGGCGTCCGTCGCTGCCGTCAAAATAGAGTAAAATTTGCTAAGAACTCTGGAATCAAACCGATGCCGTCGAGGCCTGTAGTTTGTAATATGTACTGACAGATCCAAATACTGAGTTATCACAAGTGTGCTGACGACTGCTGTTTCTTTAGGCGCACTCGATGTTCGCGACGTTGGCTACAAGTTATGCGCTGATGCATAGGCGGAGaattttcattttaccggaggggtcggggcccgacttgctcttccacatttctctttcactctccccatatatatatatatatatatatatatatatatatatatatatatatatatatatatatatatatatatatagggagagagagggaggggagggggtccAACTTCCAGATTGAAGAATTTAATGTAagtttagtctcttaggtgccgacaccgcgatatcattatgaagatcAGTAAGTGGGAGACTCCggatttatttttcattttacaCAATGAcatcgatccatctcgtaactcttggctcaaagcgaaaaaggctgcataggctgctactcgttgactgcatcgcgtaaaatcgattcccgcaatgcgtgggatctttcgaatttttactttgttaaaacatgcaccaatCAGGAGAGCTAACGCtggcacgggaagctttaattattccagtgaattcaattcaagatggccgaaagtaattctcagatggtatagcaaataccatttgctaccacgcgaagctgcggttacgaaTCTTTGCGCCAatggttgttttctggacgagtaatggagttgctcattggtgaccGAACTTGTAgcaaaaccctttactgataaatcaaaagtgcgtaccatcttttctcggcacgtTTATAGGCGGGCATGTGGAAGCGTACCAATTTGTAGGCAGCCAAGAAGTTACccgttttttattggcgagtaagtttgggGGAAACATTCattgactgactgtgtcgggattgctttgtattctcagtagcatttttgtgttctcaaaaccattcgctACCTGGTtaaagacaattagagcgcagctatTAGGCGtccgttcttgcgttgagcggcatcgccgttggcgtcggcagcgtaaccgatagcgcgaacgaggacgaaagagagcgaacgtggagcCTGTCTTTATCACGAGATACtgacctctaacctcgctttcttcctccgtcgcgcgcgctggcccctcggtcgtagctcgtgcgcatgcagggctagcACGTGccctgcggctggcttcgcttgtcgtaacggggctgtcggcgtttcacttggttcgcgacgcctgcaatgcagagagtcgtgcgtagcactcgagcgctggcagtttctgtggcaatatgtaacgaatgttacattgctacaactgcggatagtcaaaacttcaaacacagttgacgttgcccgaacacgaagctgcgctcagcgaattaggcagtatcgtaatcgtcggtgaattttttaacttgtcatagcttaagtcgtcgcttcagttgttcatcaacacaacCTATTCTGCAAGTAAAAATCCttttgaggggcattttccactgaatgtttgatTTGTCACTGGTCCATGAGCCGAActttaaaagcctgaaatgaaaaagaagctggcataaacagcctcctgtgaaataactgccagacaggacggccaacatgttgtcaatggacggggacctaagccaagctcttaaaaattATCCTGGGCCGGTGCCAGTGGGGGTTCTGCCCCCGCATGACGCAGtccggggggtggggggcaagcctcccagcccccccccccctgtactctccgcctatgcgctGATGGCTGGCCTAGCCGAGATATACTTACAGTGGTGCGACTTAACGCTTGTGCGAGTTCATTTCTGTCCTGAAGAGAAGGTCCCTAATGGTATTATGCAAAAATAGCATTATAACTGATTCTCACTCACCGTTATGCAGCGTCTCGAATGCGCTTGCTATTGAAACTGGCTGCAATGTCTCCGGAAAGATCACTCCACCTCTACACTCTTGAAAAAGAGGGCGTATTTAGGGTGCCTTTCTGTCCCACAACAATGATGGTCACGTGGCTTGCCTTCACTTCCTTCACTGAGCACCTGACACTTTGCTATCAAGAATGCCATGCCACACTGATAGCACGTACGACTTTCGTTATAGGGAAGTACCGGGATAACGCGTGGAAAGGCACGCAAGATAGATTACTATTGTTGTCGGACAGAAAGGCGCCACAAGTACACGGTACGCCCTTTGTGTTTAAAGGTGTAGTCAACACGAAGGCACTGCTTATTGGAAGTGGGCGACAATCGGAGCAAAATTCTAAGGTCGCGTCAAACCATCGTTACCACTACACCACTACCGCCGAGGTCACGGTCGTCACGCTGATTTATCAACATGACCGTCGAACGAACGAGCCGGCGTATGTGACGTGGCATGTAAGCTATGTGTAGAACGAACGATATGCAAATTTTCCAGTACGCGATACTGGCGTTGCATGTGCTTGTACTATAGTATACAGACATTGGAAATGTATTCACATAGCACGCATTTCGCACGCACATTCGCATACACAGCGTGTACGTGTTCTAATTCCAATTGCACCAGGCTCGGCTCCTCCGGGCAAAGCTGCCTAAAATTCTTTTGGGAGGGCCAACAGATCACGTTGTCTAGCAGCGAAACGACGTCTGAAGCGCGTCACTATTCGTGACCTTTGCGATAAACGAGGGCCACCGTAGGCATTACGTTCTTGGGCGTGCACTTAAAAGAACGACAGCAACGAAAAAACAAAGACCACGTCTCGCTCGCAATAACAGCGCCCAAGAGGATAATGAATGGTATATATAGATTCTCTCTTACGGCTTCTCTAAATCTTCGCGAATCGCACGCGGATCCTTGTCGGCACTGGAACAAGGATGCCGATCTTGTTCtttcgaaaagaaaagaaatgagcaGAGAGGGG
This window of the Rhipicephalus sanguineus isolate Rsan-2018 chromosome 2, BIME_Rsan_1.4, whole genome shotgun sequence genome carries:
- the LOC119383131 gene encoding peroxisomal membrane protein PMP34 translates to MAKHIRWDNLFTYDTLVHAVGGAAGSAVAMTVFFPLDTVRSRLQVEQHRESKSTLALLREILRDEGPNGVYRGLGPVLTSLWCSNFVYFYSFHGLRAVVSAGDARRHGALSDLLLAAVAGVVNVLTTTPLWVVNTRIKMQGAKLAAGDRESLRKHPRYEGLWHGLVQIARTEGLSALWASTLPSLVLVSSPSVQFMVYEALKRRAGSAGVPLNGAVVFLIGAVSKVISTMATYPLQLVQAKLRYGCPPELANKNLLGILMHIARTQGLPGLYRGLEAKLWQTVLTAALMFVAYEKIVRFVMQILRPSAVRRAA